The Eriocheir sinensis breed Jianghai 21 chromosome 4, ASM2467909v1, whole genome shotgun sequence genome has a segment encoding these proteins:
- the LOC126981470 gene encoding uncharacterized protein LOC126981470 isoform X5: MEARRGRCTMPVAGGRAQKRVNERTTNHNLDPGSLQHHRDVLQEVAGWHMEDWEELEALLETEHLILGQPYQPQQHQQQQHHRSDINLLQSPERTPRLPHEAPPSRSSSRRSLPRTHGAYSLPLQQLSSILLNMTFSDAEDEHQGTGRNTSNSQDRSLSRSRTESGVSNASTVSLASPSSSAGPAAAANGPMAASGSAAGALDIAAAQNASVVDVSGVDKKKIVEKLQQIQGYIQQTTAAMAALEQQGDIGLQSDIYARYVNLNKSLQHQEEEYLDILARSLVLNKAAAQVANGTQHPSTAPSSVSPASAQVNGREETAPEEGSRVVGVVGSENVRTLQDRLSASQEESVAIMSQMRASIARREDLLTRYKATQERLANLKRQRQGIQEEKQRLIQQGANPNGAGQEDEDPIPGADTWTLSELTKALVDFQALQDKVERLTAVYSTRAQGVDPDDAESQADVASKLGQLATKRRQLADVLTRLKGYQALRQQEERDGLDGVGGSGRSTSTAPAGASDANHLPASSNTHTTTTSDEPAPPPPPPPPSASLSASVSNINGEGHPVSPASLREAANSVTQASEELVNRKAQLNSLQKQLSDMKKLLDVANKARQEFGDDGAGALPSTSAAADVPTEILEVSGKRIVLTEAERQNPEIASKYSQLSRAKDRLAKMEEIIAMISQARHTGQNLRDVIPPDYLAILEEAEAEFAAESGGPGPLSRASAPLQRPLEVEEEEVGRLSRRPTRPPRMGSMGRGEAGAGAGAGRDSQVREQESREISAMQQRLNKNSTRVSAINEGSQHGHEKGAIKKQPQALWQGSSSGGGGGVASSGVGGVREDPRLAQVLAMQEELRQKKNALEALMRRMGKSSSLNMDNISDNISDNVSEASDRLGDVRGSGGAATWGEAGGLHHFSDNHYQQSSDEDLIDEDEADLPPRGSQLRPQQPPPIAVSPKDRNRHSTSRHRRRQDSGRLSVNNLTAATLPTPARTKHNRLRASSAPKALWESVGTPLDGSNYKSPSNTTMQTQHSLNAALSQLTQVQGTINNLQESLRHEQSQVLGSSRASLYQPQLVPPLLPDLTPTSLPPMVTPSQALTPMSAYAGLGSLALAAQGGGEAVNQQLLSGLQQCFSQLHLHSLEIQALSKHLQLLERRDQTSSAAMADVGDGLGRGGRGGARRSEEEEEEEDNEDDDVAGDPRPPYPLHHNLLAAAGLRPGKEGGSSRAPQGSAYPVYLRQQSESGAPSSGVTNPIYGHLGDLRDQTGGTWGSLAPTPGTEQPTDTLGSLLGPGAPGEALEGSSSHPLLHLGRMGEEASQTQAPEAHHWASLASTHPLHHQTTDLLNNQVPPGTRANNYWDNFRSYSRQNLLSTATKSNTSDLHPPSTTSTSAPAHTASFALHQGREGGRGEDKRFNVSLGHNNTNSGAGARSRMPNPHINNPRGAANPRVRNPVAASSQHLLSQNKHKANNRNKQGDLWVTSKGSERNLPPQDRGSGGRNLGGYLNYNTVRANTSDSDGAEGSGVTLEVLREAEALIRRHANQPEFLLQLFRHASQITVHTDQHVAVALLHDLASQPHRPGSHGVNANPGPGVHGHAEGTVGLSLPAPLRDSWRPQPPRSHPQNTLPQDNVSVVGLSGSEVSDSGLTSEDEDSRALYRNVKNLSLSPGGAVPPPAPPGGVNTGGRPPYPQPPPPLHPHYQHNYHEFPHHRQHNLVHPHNTQGGESARSGANSESSLYDHLVFNDSHLATRQEVVEDWVRRGVEEEEEEDEAGPSKLLNQADTAGSSPEDAHNLIHPLNNDTEYLTFETLVASAVREGTEVLQAQACEDVASPLLLNSLHHSLVAHIQTRAQSLRLPQTFLYSTDTELKSALQAFSGKPLSQVSSDVPSLISQVLLTQYCSVLVQRLRDNQPLLPQTPTKLPPGAPPKAGEVGLEGAAATPTAGPPECRPPQEATTATQTEAGVFSLHPQRPPLHTFSLTTGAAAAHPPPSASLSATTPADSPWQAPPPPPAPLPSPNHNPSGGESLAESAACAGGPLPTAPSGSWSAEGLASPASPLGAGRGEAEQEEAMMDELGEPTLVHTLAEADQSQDAVEGDWGEDSQAEGIMQPEVSGGAVGGSSHTHSPPQHPGWLPARERHNSSQLEAEAEVEGLVESEAEAAALGAGHLLFMDQQSQELDEVPTKLQSPQGGSPSDSPEQALPQQHHPHHPQRPHSPAGSEG; the protein is encoded by the exons GAGGACTGGGAGGAGCTTGAGGCACTGCTGGAGACTGAACACCTTATCCTGGGCCAGCCATATCAgccccagcagcaccagcagcagcaacatcatcGCTCGGACATCAACCTCCTCCAGAGTCCAG AGCGCACCCCACGGCTGCCCCACGAAGCACCACCCTCCCGCAGCAGTTCTCGGCGCTCCCTCCCACGCACACACGGCGCCtactctctcccccttcagcaGCTGTCCTCCATCCTCCTCAACATGACCTTCTCGGACGCTGAGGATGAGCACCAGGGGACGGGACGGAACACAAG CAACAGCCAGGACCGATCCCTGAGCCGCTCCCGCACAGAGTCGGGGGTGAGCAACGCCTCCACCGTCTCCCTGGCcagcccctcctcctctgccgGGCCTGCCGCTGCTGCCAATGGGCCCATGGCTGCCTCGGGGAGTGCCGCCGGGGCCCTGGACATTGCTGCCGCCCAAAATGCCTCGGTAGTTGATGTTTCA GGCGTTGACAAGAAGAAGATTGTGGAGAAGCTGCAGCAGATCCAGGGCTACATACAGCAGACCACAGCAGCCATGGCAGCCCTAGAGCAGCAGGGAGACATT GGCTTGCAAAGTGATATATATGCTCGCTATGTCAACCTCAACAAGTCGCTTCAGCACCAGGAGGAGGAGTACCTGGACATTCTCGCTCGCTCCCTAGTCCTTAACAAG GCTGCAGCACAGGTGGCCAACGGAACACAGCACCCAAGCACAGCACCAAGCAGCGTCTCCCCAGCATCAGCACAAGTCAACGGCCGCGAAGAGACG GCCCCAGAGGAAGGCAGCCGCGTGGTGGGTGTGGTCGGCTCAGAGAACGTTCGCACGCTACAGGACCGCCTCTCGGCCAGTCAGGAGGAGTCTGTGGCCATCATGAGCCAGATGAGGGCCAGCATAGCACGCCGCGAGGACCTCCTGACACGATATAAG GCCACCCAGGAGCGCCTTGCCAACCTTAAGCGGCAGAGGCAGGGTATTCAGGAGGAGAAGCAGCGCCTCATCCAGCAGGGGGCCAATCCCAACGGTGCCGGGCAGGAGGACGAGGACCCCATCCCTGGCGCCGACACCTGGACCCTCTCGGAGCTGACGAAGGCGCTGGTGGACTTCCAGGCTCTGcaggacaaggtggagcgactgACGGCTGTGTACTCGACCAGGGCCCAG GGTGTGGATCCTGATGACGCGGAAAGCCAGGCGGACGTGGCCAGCAAACTCGGCCAGCTGGCAACCAAGAGGCGGCAGCTGGCGGACGTGCTCACCAGACTCAAGGGCTACCAGGCTCTTAGGcagcaggaggagagag aTGGCCTGGATGGTGTGGGTGGCAGTGGGCGCTCCACCTCCACTGCTCCAGCCGGTGCTTCGGACGCTAACCACCTCCCAGCCTCCTccaacacccacaccacaacgACAAGCGACgaaccagcacctccaccacctccaccacctccctctgcCTCACTCTCGGCCTCCGTGTCCAACATCAACGGGGAGGGACATCCAGTTAGCCCGGCCAGCCTGAGGGAGGCGGCGAACTCGGTAACCCAGGCCTCGGAGGAGCTGGTGAACCGCAAGGCACAGCTCAACTCTCTCCAGAAGCAGCTGAGCGACATGAAGAAGCTCCTCGATGTGGCTAACAAGGCCCGACAGGAG TTCGGGGATGACGGCGCCGGtgcccttccctccaccagtGCCGCCGCTGACGTGCCCACTGAGATCCTGGAGGTGTCGGGCAAGAGGATTGTCCTGACGGAGGCTGAGAGACAGAACCCAGAGATTGCTTCAAAGTATAG TCAGCTATCCCGGGCCAAGGATCGTCTGGCCAAGATGGAGGAAATAATAGCCATGATCAGCCAGGCAAGACACACCGGCCAGAACCTGCGTGACGTCATCCCCCCGGACTACCTGGCCAtcctggaggaggcggag GCGGAGTTTGCAGCTGAGTCAGGCGGCCCCGGTCCCCTCAGCCGCGCCTCAGCTCCCCTGCAGAGGCCcctggaggttgaggaggaggaggtaggcagGCTCTCAAGGCGCCCCACTCGTCCCCCACGCAT GGGCAGCATGGGGCGGGGTGAGGCTGGGGCCGGGGCAGGAGCAGGTCGGGACTCACAGGTACGGGAACAGGAGAGCCGGGAGATCTCGGCCATGCAGCAGCGCCTCAACAAGAACAGCACGAGGGTGTCCGCCATCAACGAGGGCTCGCAACACGGACATGAGAAGGGCGCCATCAAGAAGCAgccccag GCACTATGGCagggcagcagcagcggcggcggcggcggggttgccAGCAGCGGGGTGGGCGGGGTGAGGGAGGACCCACGTCTCGCCCAGGTGTTGGCCATGCAGGAAGAGCTGCGTCAGAAGAAGAACGCCCTGGAGGCCCTCATGAGGCGCATGGGCAAGTCCTCCTCCCTCAACATGGACAACATATCCGACAACATCTCCGACAATGTCTCCGAGGCATCCGACCGCCTGGGGGACGTGCGCGGCAGTGGGGGGGCGGCCACCTGGGGGGAGGCTGGGGGGCTGCACCACTTCTCCGATAACCACTATCAGCAGTCCAG TGACGAGGACTTGATAGACGAGGATGAGGCGGACCTTCCCCCCCGAGGCAGCCAGCTCCGCCCTCAGCAGCCGCCACCCATCGCAGTCTCCCCCAAGGACCGCAACCGCCACTCCAccagccgccaccgccgccgccaggaCTCGGGGCGCCTCTCGGTGAACAACCTGACGGCCGCGACCCTCCCCACCCCCGCCAGGACCAAGCACAACCGCCTTA GGGCCAGCAGTGCTCCCAAGGCCCTGTGGGAGTCTGTGGGCACTCCGCTAGATGGCAGCAACTATAAGtctccctccaacaccaccaTGCAGACCCAGCACAGCCTCAATGCTGCACTCAGCCAG CTCACCCAGGTGCAAGGAACCATCAACAACCTGCAGGAGAGTCTTCGCCACGAGCAGAGTCAGGTGCTGGGGAGCTCCCGGGCGTCCCTCTACCAGCCCCAGCTCGTGCCGCCCCTCCTGCCCGACCTCACCCCCACCTCGCTGCCCCCCATGGTGACCCCCAGCCAGGCCCTCACCCCCATGTCTGCCTACGCTGGCCTTGGCTCCCTCGCCCTTGCTGCTCAGg GTGGCGGCGAGGCAGTGAACCAGCAGCTGTTGTCGGGCCTGCAGCAGTGCTTCTCCCAGCTCCACCTACACTCCCTTGAGATACAGGCCCTGAGCAAGCATCTGCAG CTTCTGGAGAGGCGAGACCAGACCAGCTCGGCCGCCATGGCTGATGTGGGGGACGGCCTTGGGaggggcgggcggggcggcgcacggaggagtgaagaggaagaggaggaggaggacaatgaggatgatgatgtggCAGGAGACCCCCGCCCTCCTTACCCTCTCCACCACAACCTCTTGGCTGCGGCCGGCCTGCGCCCTGGGAAGGAGGGGGGCTCTAGCCGGGCACCCCAGGGCTCCGCCTACCCCGTATACCTGAGGCAGCAGTCCGAGAGTGGCGCTCCCTCCTCAGGCGTCACCAACCCCATTTATGGCCacctgggggacctgcgagaccAGACTGGGGGCACCTGGGGCTCCCTTGCTCCTACCCCAGGCACAGAGCAGCCCACAGACACCCTGGGCTCGCTCCTAGGCCCAGGTGCCCCAGGGGAGGCTCTGGAGGGCAGCTCATCACACCCATTGCTGCATCTGGGCCGTATGGGGGAGGAGGCCAGCCAGACACAGGCCCCTGAGGCACACCACTGGGCCTCCCTCGCCTCCACACACCCACTGCACCACCAGACCACAGACCTGCTCAACAACCAG GTTCCTCCAGGCACACGCGCCAACAACTACTGGGACAACTTCCGCAGTTACTCCCGCCAGAACCTGCTCTCCACGGCCACCAAGAGCAACACCAGcgacctccaccccccctccaccacctccacctcggcCCCTGCCCACACCGCCTCCTTCGCCCTCCACCAG GGTCGGGAGGGTGGCCGAGGCGAGGACAAGCGTTTCAACGTCTCGCTGGgccacaacaacaccaacagcgGGGCCGGTGCCAGATCCAGGATGCCCAACCCCCACATCAACAACCCCAGAGGTGCCGCCAACCCCCGTGTGAGGAACCCTGTGGCCGCCAGCTCCCAGCACCTCCTCAGCCAGAACAAACACAAGGCAAACAACAGGAACAAGCAAG GTGACTTATGGGTGACCTCCAAGGGCAGCGAGAGGAACCTGCCGCCCCAAGACCGAGGCTCAGGGGGCAGGAACCTGGGTGGTTACCTCAACTACAACACTGTGCGCGCCAACACCAGCGACAG TGATGGTGCTGAGGGAAGCGGTGTGACCCTGGAGGTGCTGCGTGAGGCCGAGGCGCTGATCCGCCGCCATGCCAACCAGCCAGAGTTCCTGCTGCAGCTGTTCCGCCACGCCTCGCAGATCACTGTGCACACCGACCAGCACGTGGCCGTGGCGCTCCTGCACGACCTTGCCTCCCAGCCACACCGACCCGGCAGCCATGG AGTGAATGCCAACCCTGGGCCGGGTGTCCACGGCCATGCCGAGGGGACTGTTGGCCTCTCCCTGCCAGCCCCCCTCAGAGACTCGTGGAGGCCCCAGCCCCCACGCAGTCACCCCCAGAACACCCtcccacag GACAATGTGAGTGTGGTGGGGCTGTCAGGGTCAGAGGTCAGCGATAGTGGCCTGACCTCAGAGGACGAGGACAGCAGG GCTCTTTATCGCAACGTCAAGAACCTCAGTCTCAGCCCAGGGGGAGCAGTACCCCCCCCTGCACCTCCGGGAGGCGTGAACACAGGTGGCAGGCCCCCGTacccccaaccaccaccgcccctccacccccactACCAACACAACTACCATGAATTcccccaccaccgccagcacaaccTCGTCCACCCCCACAACACACAGGGAGGGGAGAGCGCCCGCAGCGGTGCCAATTCTGAGAGTTCTCTGTATGATCATCTGGTGTTTAACGACTCCCACCTGGCCACTagacaagag GTGGTGGAGGACTGGGTGCggcgaggggtggaggaggaggaagaggaggacgaggcagGGCCCAGCAAGCTTCTGAACCAGGCGGACACAGCAGGATCTTCCCCCGAGGACGCCCACAACCTCATCCAT CCACTAAACAACGACACTGAGTACCTCACCTTTGAGACTCTGGTGGCCTCCGCCGTGAGGGAGGGCACGGAGGTACTGCAGGCCCAGGCGTGTGAAGACGTTGCCTCCCCGCTTCTGCTGAATTCCCTCCACCACAGCCTAGTGGCCCAC ATCCAGACCCGAGCCCAGTCCCTGCGGCTGCCCCAGACCTTCCTCTACTCCACCGACACTGAACTCAAGTCTGCCCTCCAAGCCTTCTCTGGCAAACC gctgtCCCAGGTGAGCAGCGACGTGCCGTCACTCATCTCCCAGGTGCTGCTGACCCAGTACTGCTCGGTGCTGGTGCAGCGTCTGCGCGACAACCAGCCGCTGCTGCCTCAGACGCCCACCAAGCTGCCGCCCGGTGCCCCGCCCAAG GCTGGTGAGGTGGGTCTGGAGGGTGCCGCTGCCACCCCCACAGCTGGCCCCCCAGAGTGCCGCCCCCCCCAGGAGGCCACCACAGCTACCCAGACTGAAGCCGGAGTGttctccctccacccccagaGGCCGCCCCTCCACACCTTCAGCCTCACCACCGGGGCTGCTGCCGCCCACCCACCCCCATCAGCCTCCCTGTCAGCTACCACCCCTGCTGACAGTCCCTGGCaggcccctccacccccccctgcccccctgcccTCCCCCAACCACAACCCTAGTGGAGGGGAGTCCCTGGCAGAGAGTGCAGCCTGCGCCGGTGGGCCTCTCCCTACTGCCCCGTCTGGCTCCTGGAGTGCCGAGGGCTTggcctcccctgcctcacccctggGGGCTGGCCGGGGAGAGGCAGAGCAGGAGGAGGCCATGATGGATGAGCTGGGTGAGCCAACACTGGTCCACACACTGGCTGAGGCTGACCAGTCCCAGG acgcaGTGGAGGGTGACTGGGGTGAGGACTCCCAGGCGGAGGGCATCATGCAGCCTGAGGTCAGTGGGGGGGCAGTGGGCGGGTCCTCCCACACCCACTCCCCACCCCAACACCCTGGATGGCTGCCGGCAAGGGAACGACACAACTCCTCGCAg CTGGAAgcagaggcggaggtggagggactggtggagagTGAGGCGGAGGCGGCTGCTCTCGGGGCCGGCCACCTCCTCTTCATGGACCAGCAGAGTCAG GAGCTGGACGAGGTGCCCACCAAGCTACAGAGTCCCCAGGGTGGCTCTCCTAGTGACAGCCCCGAGCAGGCCCTTCCCCAgcagcaccacccccaccacccccagcgCCCTCATTCACCCGCTG GGAGCGAAGGGTGA